The following coding sequences lie in one Vicugna pacos chromosome 5, VicPac4, whole genome shotgun sequence genomic window:
- the AMMECR1L gene encoding AMMECR1-like protein isoform X2 — MALQMGFCSIPDLKHGIRMGKRRCVPPLEPKLAAGCCGVKKPKLSGSGAHSHGNQSATVPGSSSGPLQNHQHVDSSSGRENVSDLTLGPGNSPITRMNPASGALSPLPRPNGTANTAKNLVVTAEMCCYCFDVLYCHLYGFPQPRLPRFTNDPYPLFVTWKTGRDKRLRGCIGTFSAMNLHSGLREYTLTSALKDSRFPPLTREELPKLFCSVSLLTNFEDASDYLDWEVGVHGIRIEFINEKGVKRTATYLPEVAKEQDWDQIQTIDSLLRKGGFKAPITSEFRKTIKLTRYRSEKVTISYAEYIASRQHCFQNGTLHAPPLYNHYS, encoded by the exons ATGGCATTGCAAATGG GGTTCTGCAGCATCCCAGACCTCAAGCACGGAATCAGGATGGGAAAGAGACGCTGTGTTCCTCCCCTCGAGCCCAAGCTGGCAGCGGGCTGTTGTGGGGTCAAGAAGCCTAAGTTGTCTGGAAGTGGAGCGCACAGCCACGGGAACCAGTCCGCCACTGTCCCCGGCTCGAGTTCAGGACCTCTTCAAAACCACCAGCATGTGGACAGCAGCAGTGGGCGGGAGAATGTGTCGGACTTAACTCTGGGACCCGGAAACTCTCCCATTACACGAATGAATCCCGCATCGGGAGCGCTGAGCCCTCTCCCCCGGCCCAATGGAACTGCCAACACCGCCAAGAACCTGGTGGTGACCGCAGAGATGTGCTGCTACTGCTTTGACGTCCTCTACTGTCACCTCTATGGCTTCCCACAGCCACGGCTCCCTAGATTCACCAACGACCCCTA CCCGCTCTTTGTGACGTGGAAGACAGGGCGGGACAAGCGGCTTCGTGGCTGCATCGGGACCTTCTCAGCCATGAACCTTCATTCAGGACTCAGGGAATACACGCTAACCAG TGCACTTAAGGACAGCCGATTTCCCCCCCTGACCCGAGAGGAGCTGCCTAAACTTTTCTGCTCTGTCTCCCTCCTTACTAACTTTGAGGATGCCAGTGATTACCTGGACTGGGAG GTAGGGGTTCATGGGATTCGAATTGAATTCATCAATGAGAAAGGCGTCAAACGTACAGCCACGTATTTACCTGAGGTTGCAAAGGAACAGG ACTGGGATCAGATTCAGACGATAGACTCCTTGCTCAGGAAAGGTGGCTTTAAGGCTCCCATCACCAGTGAATTCAGAAAAACCATCAAACTCACCAG GTACCGGAGCGAGAAGGTGACAATCAGTTATGCAGAGTATATTGCTTCCCGCCAGCACTGTTTCCAGAACGGCACTCTTCATGCCCCTCCCCTCTACAATCATTACTCCTGA
- the AMMECR1L gene encoding AMMECR1-like protein isoform X1 — protein sequence MSGTVTMGGQGLGWEPGWEGCRQHRGPATRSWRLVWRQAERTGFCSIPDLKHGIRMGKRRCVPPLEPKLAAGCCGVKKPKLSGSGAHSHGNQSATVPGSSSGPLQNHQHVDSSSGRENVSDLTLGPGNSPITRMNPASGALSPLPRPNGTANTAKNLVVTAEMCCYCFDVLYCHLYGFPQPRLPRFTNDPYPLFVTWKTGRDKRLRGCIGTFSAMNLHSGLREYTLTSALKDSRFPPLTREELPKLFCSVSLLTNFEDASDYLDWEVGVHGIRIEFINEKGVKRTATYLPEVAKEQDWDQIQTIDSLLRKGGFKAPITSEFRKTIKLTRYRSEKVTISYAEYIASRQHCFQNGTLHAPPLYNHYS from the exons atgAGCGGGACTGTGACCAtggggggccaggggctgggctgggagccgGGCTGGGAGGGATGCCGGCAGCACAGAGGTCCAGCCACTCGCAGCTGGAGGTTAGTGTGGAGGCAGGCAGAGAGGACGG GGTTCTGCAGCATCCCAGACCTCAAGCACGGAATCAGGATGGGAAAGAGACGCTGTGTTCCTCCCCTCGAGCCCAAGCTGGCAGCGGGCTGTTGTGGGGTCAAGAAGCCTAAGTTGTCTGGAAGTGGAGCGCACAGCCACGGGAACCAGTCCGCCACTGTCCCCGGCTCGAGTTCAGGACCTCTTCAAAACCACCAGCATGTGGACAGCAGCAGTGGGCGGGAGAATGTGTCGGACTTAACTCTGGGACCCGGAAACTCTCCCATTACACGAATGAATCCCGCATCGGGAGCGCTGAGCCCTCTCCCCCGGCCCAATGGAACTGCCAACACCGCCAAGAACCTGGTGGTGACCGCAGAGATGTGCTGCTACTGCTTTGACGTCCTCTACTGTCACCTCTATGGCTTCCCACAGCCACGGCTCCCTAGATTCACCAACGACCCCTA CCCGCTCTTTGTGACGTGGAAGACAGGGCGGGACAAGCGGCTTCGTGGCTGCATCGGGACCTTCTCAGCCATGAACCTTCATTCAGGACTCAGGGAATACACGCTAACCAG TGCACTTAAGGACAGCCGATTTCCCCCCCTGACCCGAGAGGAGCTGCCTAAACTTTTCTGCTCTGTCTCCCTCCTTACTAACTTTGAGGATGCCAGTGATTACCTGGACTGGGAG GTAGGGGTTCATGGGATTCGAATTGAATTCATCAATGAGAAAGGCGTCAAACGTACAGCCACGTATTTACCTGAGGTTGCAAAGGAACAGG ACTGGGATCAGATTCAGACGATAGACTCCTTGCTCAGGAAAGGTGGCTTTAAGGCTCCCATCACCAGTGAATTCAGAAAAACCATCAAACTCACCAG GTACCGGAGCGAGAAGGTGACAATCAGTTATGCAGAGTATATTGCTTCCCGCCAGCACTGTTTCCAGAACGGCACTCTTCATGCCCCTCCCCTCTACAATCATTACTCCTGA
- the AMMECR1L gene encoding AMMECR1-like protein isoform X3 — MGKRRCVPPLEPKLAAGCCGVKKPKLSGSGAHSHGNQSATVPGSSSGPLQNHQHVDSSSGRENVSDLTLGPGNSPITRMNPASGALSPLPRPNGTANTAKNLVVTAEMCCYCFDVLYCHLYGFPQPRLPRFTNDPYPLFVTWKTGRDKRLRGCIGTFSAMNLHSGLREYTLTSALKDSRFPPLTREELPKLFCSVSLLTNFEDASDYLDWEVGVHGIRIEFINEKGVKRTATYLPEVAKEQDWDQIQTIDSLLRKGGFKAPITSEFRKTIKLTRYRSEKVTISYAEYIASRQHCFQNGTLHAPPLYNHYS; from the exons ATGGGAAAGAGACGCTGTGTTCCTCCCCTCGAGCCCAAGCTGGCAGCGGGCTGTTGTGGGGTCAAGAAGCCTAAGTTGTCTGGAAGTGGAGCGCACAGCCACGGGAACCAGTCCGCCACTGTCCCCGGCTCGAGTTCAGGACCTCTTCAAAACCACCAGCATGTGGACAGCAGCAGTGGGCGGGAGAATGTGTCGGACTTAACTCTGGGACCCGGAAACTCTCCCATTACACGAATGAATCCCGCATCGGGAGCGCTGAGCCCTCTCCCCCGGCCCAATGGAACTGCCAACACCGCCAAGAACCTGGTGGTGACCGCAGAGATGTGCTGCTACTGCTTTGACGTCCTCTACTGTCACCTCTATGGCTTCCCACAGCCACGGCTCCCTAGATTCACCAACGACCCCTA CCCGCTCTTTGTGACGTGGAAGACAGGGCGGGACAAGCGGCTTCGTGGCTGCATCGGGACCTTCTCAGCCATGAACCTTCATTCAGGACTCAGGGAATACACGCTAACCAG TGCACTTAAGGACAGCCGATTTCCCCCCCTGACCCGAGAGGAGCTGCCTAAACTTTTCTGCTCTGTCTCCCTCCTTACTAACTTTGAGGATGCCAGTGATTACCTGGACTGGGAG GTAGGGGTTCATGGGATTCGAATTGAATTCATCAATGAGAAAGGCGTCAAACGTACAGCCACGTATTTACCTGAGGTTGCAAAGGAACAGG ACTGGGATCAGATTCAGACGATAGACTCCTTGCTCAGGAAAGGTGGCTTTAAGGCTCCCATCACCAGTGAATTCAGAAAAACCATCAAACTCACCAG GTACCGGAGCGAGAAGGTGACAATCAGTTATGCAGAGTATATTGCTTCCCGCCAGCACTGTTTCCAGAACGGCACTCTTCATGCCCCTCCCCTCTACAATCATTACTCCTGA